The following proteins come from a genomic window of Bacteroidales bacterium:
- the pnp gene encoding polyribonucleotide nucleotidyltransferase has protein sequence MSSEGIIKSFDLNDGRTVSIETGRLARQADGAAVVRLGDTMLLATVVAKKDAVEGSDFLPLSVEYRERYSATGRFPGGFIKREARPSDHEVLTARLVDRALRPLFPDDFHAEIQVIITLISGDKNLPPDSLAALAASAALTISDIPFQGPISEVRIARINGEFLITPLISQLEEADLDLVVAATIDNIVMVEGEMKEVQESTMIEALKIAHEAIRVQCRAQLELAEMLGRPVVKREYCHETNDPELYEELRNATHQQTYDAAASIIPVKRERTEAFETIKNAFIETIPEELREAKVPLVQKYYHEIHKQAVRKLVLDARKRLDGRGLDEVRPIWCEVDYLPAAHGSSIFTRGETQSLTTVTLGTKLDEQVVDGAVYEGKSNFMLHYNFPPFSTGEVKPMRGTSRREVGHGNLAMRALKPVIPASPANPYTIRVVSDILESNGSSSMATVCAGTLALMDAGVKIHKPVSGIAMGLITEKETGKYAVLSDILGDEDHLGDMDFKVTGTRDGITACQMDIKVEGLSYEVLTEALDQARKGRLHILDIMEKTIAVPREDYKPFVPRIEQMTIAKEFIGAVIGPGGKIIQEIQSSTNSTIIIEEVGEVGIIDIFAVDKVSIEAAKDRIKAIVAIPELNEVYLGTVKNITSFGAFVEILPGKDGLLHISEIDWRRIAEVDKVLKVGDKIKVKLIDIDPRTGKLKLSRKVLLPKPPTRAE, from the coding sequence ATGTCATCAGAAGGTATCATCAAGTCATTTGATTTAAATGACGGAAGAACTGTATCCATAGAAACGGGTCGTTTAGCACGGCAGGCTGATGGTGCCGCCGTTGTCAGGCTGGGCGACACCATGTTGCTGGCAACGGTAGTTGCCAAAAAAGATGCAGTGGAAGGAAGTGATTTCTTACCCCTCTCGGTGGAGTACCGGGAGAGGTATTCTGCAACGGGGCGTTTTCCGGGTGGTTTCATTAAACGGGAAGCGCGGCCTTCCGATCATGAAGTTCTGACTGCCCGGCTGGTGGATCGTGCTCTCAGACCTCTTTTCCCGGATGATTTCCACGCAGAGATACAGGTCATCATTACCCTCATCTCCGGGGATAAGAACCTGCCACCGGATTCGCTGGCTGCACTGGCAGCATCAGCTGCTCTCACCATCTCCGATATCCCCTTCCAGGGACCCATCTCGGAAGTCAGGATCGCAAGGATCAATGGTGAGTTCCTGATCACTCCGCTGATATCACAGCTGGAAGAAGCAGACCTCGACCTGGTCGTTGCCGCTACGATCGACAACATTGTCATGGTGGAGGGAGAAATGAAAGAGGTACAGGAATCCACCATGATCGAAGCCCTGAAAATAGCGCATGAGGCCATCCGGGTCCAATGCAGGGCACAACTGGAACTGGCTGAAATGCTGGGACGGCCTGTTGTGAAAAGGGAATACTGCCACGAAACGAACGATCCGGAACTCTACGAGGAACTCCGGAATGCGACGCATCAACAAACATACGATGCAGCCGCTTCCATCATTCCCGTGAAACGTGAACGTACTGAAGCTTTTGAAACCATTAAAAATGCATTCATAGAGACGATCCCCGAAGAACTCAGGGAGGCAAAAGTACCGCTTGTTCAGAAATACTATCACGAGATCCATAAGCAGGCTGTCAGAAAATTGGTACTGGATGCCAGGAAACGCCTGGACGGCCGCGGGCTGGACGAGGTCCGGCCGATCTGGTGCGAGGTGGACTATCTCCCCGCAGCCCATGGGTCTTCCATCTTTACCCGCGGTGAAACCCAATCCCTGACGACCGTCACCCTGGGCACCAAACTCGACGAGCAGGTGGTCGACGGAGCCGTTTATGAAGGAAAAAGCAACTTCATGCTGCACTATAATTTCCCGCCTTTCTCTACCGGTGAAGTCAAGCCTATGCGTGGCACCAGCCGCAGGGAGGTCGGTCATGGCAACCTGGCCATGAGGGCACTTAAACCGGTGATCCCTGCCAGCCCTGCAAATCCCTATACCATCCGGGTGGTTTCCGATATACTCGAATCCAACGGCTCGTCATCCATGGCCACGGTCTGTGCCGGGACGCTTGCCCTGATGGACGCAGGCGTGAAGATCCATAAACCGGTCTCGGGAATTGCCATGGGGCTGATCACGGAAAAGGAAACCGGCAAATATGCCGTTCTGTCCGATATCCTGGGCGACGAAGATCATCTGGGGGATATGGACTTCAAGGTGACTGGCACACGCGATGGGATCACAGCCTGCCAGATGGACATCAAAGTGGAAGGCCTGTCGTATGAAGTTTTGACAGAAGCCCTTGATCAGGCCCGGAAAGGCAGACTGCATATCCTGGATATCATGGAAAAGACGATCGCCGTGCCAAGAGAGGATTATAAACCCTTTGTCCCGAGAATCGAACAGATGACCATTGCCAAGGAATTCATTGGGGCAGTGATCGGACCAGGTGGTAAAATCATCCAGGAGATCCAGAGCTCCACCAATTCAACGATCATTATCGAGGAAGTGGGCGAAGTGGGCATCATCGACATCTTCGCCGTGGATAAAGTCTCGATTGAAGCAGCAAAGGACAGGATCAAGGCGATTGTGGCCATCCCTGAACTGAATGAGGTTTATCTGGGGACCGTCAAGAACATTACCTCTTTTGGCGCTTTTGTTGAAATTCTGCCCGGCAAGGATGGCTTGCTGCATATTTCCGAGATCGACTGGCGCCGCATTGCAGAAGTCGACAAGGTGCTCAAGGTAGGCGATAAGATCAAGGTAAAACTGATCGATATCGATCCGAGAACCGGTAAATTGAAGCTTTCCAGGAAGGTTTTGCTCCCAAAACCGCCAACCAGGGCGGAATAG
- the rpsO gene encoding 30S ribosomal protein S15, with the protein MFITPEVKKNAFKEFGKSEFDTGSTEAQVALFTYRIKHLTEHLKTNPKDLSTERSLVMLVGKRKKLLEFLKNKDIERYREIIKKLNIRK; encoded by the coding sequence ATGTTCATTACACCGGAAGTTAAAAAGAATGCGTTCAAGGAATTCGGAAAATCCGAATTTGACACAGGATCAACGGAAGCGCAGGTTGCTTTGTTTACCTACCGCATTAAACACCTCACCGAACATCTCAAAACCAATCCAAAGGATCTGTCCACTGAGCGATCACTTGTCATGTTGGTAGGTAAAAGAAAAAAATTGCTGGAATTCCTGAAAAATAAGGATATTGAACGCTACCGCGAAATCATTAAAAAACTGAATATCAGAAAGTAA
- the rpe gene encoding ribulose-phosphate 3-epimerase — MNHLVAPSLLAADFANLQRDIEIVNRSQADWFHLDIMDGVFVPNISIGMPVIKAIARHAEKPLDVHLMIIDPDRYLETFHTLGAAILTVHYEACPHLHRTIQKIKSLGMRAGVVLNPHTPVSVLEDILLDVDMVLIMSVNPGFGAQSFIENSYAKIRRLKEMIVARKANVLIEVDGGVDLSNAARLVEAGVDVLVAGNTVFASENPTETILRLKNLC; from the coding sequence ATGAATCACCTGGTCGCTCCTTCCCTGCTTGCCGCCGACTTTGCCAATCTGCAACGCGACATCGAAATAGTGAACCGCAGTCAGGCCGACTGGTTCCACCTCGACATTATGGACGGCGTTTTTGTGCCGAATATCTCCATCGGAATGCCGGTCATCAAAGCGATCGCCCGACACGCCGAAAAACCATTGGACGTTCACCTGATGATCATTGACCCCGATCGTTACCTGGAAACATTCCACACTCTCGGGGCCGCTATCCTCACGGTCCATTACGAAGCCTGCCCGCACCTTCACCGAACCATCCAGAAGATCAAATCCCTTGGAATGAGAGCCGGAGTGGTTTTGAATCCGCATACGCCGGTATCAGTCCTCGAAGATATCCTCCTAGATGTTGACATGGTGCTGATCATGTCGGTCAACCCCGGATTCGGAGCCCAAAGCTTCATTGAAAACAGCTACGCCAAGATCCGCCGGCTCAAAGAAATGATCGTAGCCAGAAAAGCAAATGTGCTCATCGAAGTGGACGGCGGAGTGGACCTTTCCAATGCAGCCAGACTGGTGGAAGCCGGAGTGGATGTGCTGGTGGCAGGAAACACCGTGTTTGCATCTGAAAATCCAACGGAGACTATTTTACGATTGAAAAACCTTTGTTAA
- a CDS encoding ABC transporter ATP-binding protein yields the protein MNVLVLKLVNKIYNASEVKVHAVKDVTIDFAEAEFTCIVGPSGSGKTTLLNLIGGLDMPTSGEIIIGGTNLSKLKSSQLIDFRLNNIGFVFQSYNLIPVLTALENVEFILLLQKKTKAERQHRAIELLTQVGLGDKLHKRPGELSGGEQQRVAVARALASRPRFILADEPTANLDTKSTENLLEIMEKLNHEEAMTFIFSTHDARVVNKAHRVITIEDGRVKSDVEQLPH from the coding sequence CAATGCCTCCGAGGTAAAGGTTCATGCAGTGAAGGATGTGACCATTGACTTTGCGGAGGCCGAATTCACCTGCATCGTCGGACCATCGGGTTCCGGCAAGACCACCCTGCTGAACCTGATCGGCGGTCTCGATATGCCAACATCAGGGGAGATCATCATTGGCGGCACCAATCTGTCAAAACTCAAATCATCCCAGCTCATCGACTTCCGCCTGAACAACATCGGTTTTGTCTTTCAATCCTACAACCTGATCCCTGTGCTGACAGCCCTCGAAAATGTCGAATTCATCCTGCTTTTGCAGAAAAAAACGAAGGCTGAGCGCCAGCATCGGGCCATCGAATTGCTTACCCAGGTCGGATTGGGCGACAAGCTTCATAAGCGCCCGGGCGAATTATCCGGCGGGGAACAACAACGTGTGGCCGTTGCAAGGGCACTGGCATCCAGGCCACGATTCATCCTTGCTGATGAGCCCACGGCCAACCTTGACACCAAGTCGACAGAAAACCTGCTGGAAATCATGGAAAAGCTGAACCACGAAGAAGCGATGACCTTTATCTTTTCAACACATGATGCAAGGGTGGTGAACAAAGCACACCGGGTGATCACGATCGAAGACGGTCGTGTCAAAAGTGATGTTGAACAGCTTCCCCATTGA
- a CDS encoding sigma-70 family RNA polymerase sigma factor — translation MRQLKITKQVTNRETASLDKYLQEIGKVELITADEEVSLAQRIKQGDRDALEKLTKSNLRFVVSVSKQYQNQGLSLPDLINEGNLGLIKAAQRFDETRGFKFISYAVWWIRQSILQALAEQSRIVRLPLNKIGSINKINKAYAKLEQEFEREPNSEEIADLLEITETEVKESLKNSGRHISMDAPLVQDEDNTMYDVLRNDDGPTPETQLMYESLKKEIDRAISTLTPREADVVRLYFGLNQTHPMTLEEIGEKFDLTRERVRQIKEKAIRRLKHTSRSKILKTYLG, via the coding sequence ATGAGGCAACTTAAAATTACCAAACAGGTCACCAATCGTGAAACCGCATCCCTCGACAAGTACCTGCAGGAAATTGGTAAAGTGGAGTTGATCACAGCCGATGAAGAAGTTTCATTGGCCCAGCGTATTAAACAGGGCGATCGCGATGCCTTGGAGAAACTGACCAAATCAAACCTTCGGTTTGTCGTTTCCGTTTCAAAGCAGTATCAGAACCAAGGACTTAGTTTGCCCGACCTGATCAATGAAGGCAATCTTGGACTGATAAAAGCTGCCCAGCGCTTCGATGAAACGAGGGGATTCAAGTTCATTTCTTACGCCGTATGGTGGATACGTCAATCGATCCTCCAGGCCCTGGCTGAACAGTCCCGTATTGTAAGGTTACCTCTGAACAAGATCGGATCCATCAACAAGATCAACAAGGCATACGCCAAGCTGGAGCAGGAATTTGAGCGGGAACCCAACTCCGAGGAGATCGCCGATCTGCTGGAGATCACGGAAACCGAAGTGAAGGAATCGCTCAAGAATTCAGGCCGGCACATCTCCATGGATGCACCGCTGGTGCAGGACGAAGATAATACAATGTATGATGTGCTTCGGAACGACGATGGTCCGACTCCGGAAACCCAGCTCATGTACGAATCACTGAAAAAGGAAATTGACAGGGCAATATCCACCCTGACTCCACGGGAAGCCGATGTGGTACGCCTTTATTTCGGTCTGAACCAGACACATCCCATGACCCTGGAGGAGATCGGTGAGAAATTCGACCTGACGCGCGAACGTGTCAGGCAAATCAAGGAAAAAGCCATCCGGAGGCTGAAACATACTTCCCGGAGCAAGATACTGAAGACGTATTTGGGATGA